The DNA window GCCCCCAGGCCGAGCACCGCGGCATTGCGCCGCAACTGGGTGCGGGCCTCCTGGACGAAGAGCGTGCGGAACATCAGCGGTACTCCTTCCGGAACAGGGCGTCGAGGCTCATGCCGCTGGCCTCGCGCAGGTCGTCGGCGTCGCCCGCCAGCATCAGGCCGCCCTCGTGGAGGAAGACCACGGAGTCGACGATCGGCTCGACGTCGGCGATGAGGTGGGTGGAGATGAGCAGGAGGGCGTCGGGGTCGAAGTCGGTGAGGATGCCGTTCATGAGGACCTCGCGCGCGGCGGGGTCGACGCCGGAGATCGGCTCGTCGAGGAGGTAGACGCGGGCGCGCCGGGACATGGTCAGCGCGATGCGCAGCTTCTCCCCCATGCCCTTGCTCATCTCCTTGATGGTGCGGTCCGCGGGGAGCTTGAAGAAGCGGATGAGGTCGCGCGCCTTGTGCGCGTCGAAGTCGGCGAAGAACCTGGCGTAGTAGGCCACGGCCCGCTCGGCGGTGAGGTTGTCGGCGATGAAGGCGGCGTCGGGCAGGAAGGCGACGGCGGCCTTGGATCGGGGGCCGGGGGCGTGCCCGGCGATGCGGACCCGGCCCTGGTAGTCGGCCAGGACGCCGGCGAGGATCTTGAGCAGGGTGGTCTTGCCCGAGCCGTTGGACCCCATGAGCCCGGTGATGCGGCCCGCGGGCAACTCCAGGCTGAGGTCCCTCAGGGCGGGGCGACCGCGGTAGGTCTTGGTCAGGTTGGCCACGACGACGGCGGGTTCGGCGTCCTCGTTGCCGGGGACGGGCGGGATCGTGCGGAAGGCGCGCAGCGGGGATGCGGCGGACGCGACGGCGGGCGCGGCGGGCGCCGGCGACGACGCCTCCCACCCGGCTGAGGGGGATGCGGCGGGCGGCGTCGGACCGCCTCCCGGCGCGCCGCCGGCCGGGACGGGGGATGCGGGTGTGCTCATGACTGGGTTTCTCCTGTAACGGGTTGGTCGGTCCAGCGCTCGGCGAGCAGGCGCGTGGCGCCGTCGAGGCTCATGCCCAGGCCGGTGAGGGCGACGACGTAGGCGTCGGTCGCCCCGGCGGCGAGCTCGCGCCGGACCGCGTCGAGGACGGCGGTGTCCGCCGTGACGAAGCGGCCGGCGGTGCGCTCGGCACTGGTCAGGCCCGTGCGGTCGAGCTCGGCGAGGGCCCGCTGGACGGTGTTGGGGTTGACCCCGACGCCGGAGGCGAGCTCGCGGACGCTGGGGATCTTGCTGCCGGGCGCCCACTGGCCGGACACGATCCGATGTCGGAAGATGTCGACCAGCTGGACCCAGATCGGACGGGTGTCGTCGACCTGCATGCAGCCTCCCTGGGGTGGATGGACGGGTGGTGCTCATGAGCGCAGTGGGGATGCCCGGCCGAAGCATCTGTATCACTGCACTAATACAGTGACACAGTTCCGGGATGCCGTCAAGCCGGATCGCGGGATCCGTCCGGCGCCGGATGGCTGCGCCGGCCCCGGACGGCTGCGCTGGCACCTCGGGCGGCTACGCCCACCTCAGGCGGCTGCGCCGGCCCCGGACGGCTACGCCCACACCTCGGGCTCCTCGCGCCGGTCGTATGACCGAACGGGCCGTTGTCCGAATCTGCTGCAAAGGTCCCGACTCCGCCCCAAGGATCCCACCCGCCCCATACGCCCCATACGCCCCGCATCGCGACCTGGGGACCGGCCGCCACGACCCGCGAGAACACCACCCAACCCGCGAGAACGTACCTCTAGCAGACGTTCTCGCGGGTTACCCGGCGATCTCGGCGGTTAAGTGGCGATCTCGCGGGTTACCCGGCGATCTCGCGGACCGCGACGCCGCTCCCCCGCTGCCCCGCACCACCGCCCGCTGAATAACCTTCCTGGTCGGAGATCGGGGGTGGTGCCGGTCCGGATCGCACGATGTGAGCTCAGCTCGCACGATGCGAGCTCAGCTCGACAAAATCCACCTGAGCTCGATTCGTGTGAGCTCAGCTCGCACAATGTGAGCTGAGGTGACATCACCGAAACGACTCCCCCGGGGGCAAGTCTCGGTCAAGTCTCTTAGCGCGGGGTTCTTCCGGTCGGATGGCGATGACGGCGGGCAGGGCAGGGCGGGGGGGCGGGGCTTCGCAGGGTGCTCGACGCGGTCATCGTCGCAGCGCCCCTTCGCGCACGCGCGGGCGGGGCCGGCGGGGCGGGTCAGGCCGTCCTCAGCAAGGACGACCTGCCCTGAATTGGAAATAGGGAACATGCGCAAGAGCGCCTTCGCGGCCGCGGGCGGCAACGGCGACCACCTCCGGAACATGCCTCGAAAGCCGCGGTATTCCAACGATTTCACGCCGCCCGCGCCGCGGGCGGCGCCAACGCTTGCACCTGTCGGCGACGCTGCCTACCTTGAATTACGTCAGCCGCTCCGAACAGCCGGAGAACTCACGAGAGGAACCCGATCATGTCGACCGTCACCGCCATCAAGTCCTGCGCCACCACCGCCTGCGCCTTCAACAACGGGGGCTGCACCGCCTTCGCGATCACCGTCGGCGGCGACGGCGCCACCCCCGCCTGCTCCACCTT is part of the Actinomyces sp. oral taxon 414 genome and encodes:
- a CDS encoding ABC transporter ATP-binding protein, whose product is MSTPASPVPAGGAPGGGPTPPAASPSAGWEASSPAPAAPAVASAASPLRAFRTIPPVPGNEDAEPAVVVANLTKTYRGRPALRDLSLELPAGRITGLMGSNGSGKTTLLKILAGVLADYQGRVRIAGHAPGPRSKAAVAFLPDAAFIADNLTAERAVAYYARFFADFDAHKARDLIRFFKLPADRTIKEMSKGMGEKLRIALTMSRRARVYLLDEPISGVDPAAREVLMNGILTDFDPDALLLISTHLIADVEPIVDSVVFLHEGGLMLAGDADDLREASGMSLDALFRKEYR
- a CDS encoding GntR family transcriptional regulator, which translates into the protein MQVDDTRPIWVQLVDIFRHRIVSGQWAPGSKIPSVRELASGVGVNPNTVQRALAELDRTGLTSAERTAGRFVTADTAVLDAVRRELAAGATDAYVVALTGLGMSLDGATRLLAERWTDQPVTGETQS